A stretch of the Dichotomicrobium thermohalophilum genome encodes the following:
- a CDS encoding succinate dehydrogenase assembly factor 2 gives MPQEIDPQARRRRVQYRANHRGTKEMDILLGRFADATLEQMTAGELVLFEQMLALPDPQLDGWIRGDQPPEIFADLIERIRAFHRF, from the coding sequence ATGCCGCAGGAAATTGATCCACAGGCTCGGCGGCGGCGCGTGCAGTACCGCGCCAACCATCGCGGCACCAAGGAAATGGATATCCTGCTCGGCCGGTTCGCCGATGCCACGCTGGAGCAGATGACGGCTGGCGAACTGGTCCTCTTCGAGCAGATGCTGGCGCTGCCCGACCCGCAGCTCGACGGCTGGATCCGCGGCGACCAGCCACCAGAGATATTCGCCGACCTGATCGAGCGGATTCGCGCGTTTCACCGCTTCTGA
- the recG gene encoding ATP-dependent DNA helicase RecG produces MRPASLNPLFASLRDLNGVGERLEEALGRLTGATPDQPPRVINLLWHFPTGVIDRRERPAIADVVSGNLVTLNVVVKAHRAPPPSVTRAPYKVICEDDTGRIELVFFHADRRYLQRMLPVGERRIISGRAQAYGKHLQMTHPDHIAPESDQEAIPLLEPVYPLGQGVSQRAVRNAARQAVARVPDLPEWLDRDFVAAQDWPAFRRALEILHMPRDDIDMAAAGKARKRLACDELLSSQLALALMRRRFRRLSGRATTGTGERASQIRAALPFKLTGAQERAVAEILSDMAAPHRMLRLLQGDVGSGKTLVALLAMAGAVEAGGQAALMAPTEVLARQHYKTIAEMGAAAGLRVALLTGRESGPGRETTLKAIKQGQADIVVGTHALFQADVEFRDLALAVIDEQHRFGVYQRLALQAKGNGGVDILVATATPIPRTLMMTHYGDMDVSVLDEKPPGRKPVTTRALPVERIHDVIEAVRRTLKSGAQVFWVCPLVESSDVAPATAAEERAAHLRQHFGDQVGLVHGRMKGADRDAVMNAFAAGELGVLVSTTVIEVGVDVPNASVMVIEHAERFGLAQLHQLRGRVGRGAAQATCLLLYQGPLSETAEARLKALRDTDDGFKIAEEDLRLRGGGEILGAKQSGDPGFRVARLPEDSEVLEAARDQVKLLLERDPRLEGPQGAAARACLYLFERDAAIRTVRAG; encoded by the coding sequence ATGCGACCAGCTTCGCTCAACCCGTTGTTCGCCAGTCTCCGCGACCTGAACGGCGTGGGCGAACGGCTGGAGGAAGCGCTTGGCCGGCTCACCGGCGCGACCCCGGACCAGCCCCCGCGGGTGATCAACCTGCTCTGGCATTTTCCAACTGGTGTTATTGACCGGCGCGAACGCCCCGCCATCGCCGATGTCGTGTCCGGCAACCTCGTGACTTTGAATGTGGTTGTCAAGGCGCATCGGGCCCCGCCGCCGAGCGTCACGCGCGCGCCCTACAAGGTGATTTGCGAGGATGACACAGGCCGCATCGAGCTGGTGTTTTTCCACGCGGACCGGCGCTATCTGCAGCGGATGCTGCCGGTTGGGGAACGGCGGATCATCTCGGGCCGCGCGCAGGCTTACGGCAAGCATCTGCAGATGACCCATCCCGACCACATCGCCCCCGAGAGCGACCAGGAGGCCATTCCGCTGCTGGAGCCGGTCTATCCGCTGGGCCAGGGCGTGAGCCAGCGCGCGGTGCGAAATGCCGCGCGCCAGGCAGTCGCCCGCGTGCCTGATTTGCCGGAATGGCTCGACCGCGATTTTGTCGCGGCGCAGGACTGGCCAGCTTTTCGGCGGGCACTCGAAATCCTGCATATGCCGCGCGATGATATCGATATGGCGGCGGCCGGGAAGGCCCGCAAGCGGCTTGCATGTGACGAGCTGCTGTCGAGTCAGCTTGCGCTCGCGCTGATGCGTCGGCGATTCCGCCGGCTTAGCGGCCGGGCCACTACCGGGACGGGCGAGCGCGCGAGCCAGATCCGCGCGGCGCTGCCCTTCAAGCTCACGGGGGCGCAGGAACGGGCGGTTGCCGAAATCCTTTCCGACATGGCGGCACCGCACCGCATGCTGCGGCTTTTGCAGGGTGATGTCGGCAGCGGCAAGACCCTTGTGGCGCTGCTGGCGATGGCGGGGGCGGTGGAGGCCGGCGGACAGGCCGCGCTTATGGCCCCGACGGAGGTATTGGCGCGCCAGCATTACAAGACAATCGCGGAAATGGGCGCCGCGGCCGGCCTGCGTGTGGCGCTGCTGACCGGGCGAGAGAGCGGCCCCGGCCGGGAAACGACGCTCAAGGCGATCAAGCAAGGCCAAGCAGACATCGTCGTCGGCACCCACGCGTTGTTTCAGGCCGATGTGGAATTCCGCGACCTCGCGCTGGCCGTTATCGACGAGCAGCATCGCTTCGGCGTCTATCAGCGGCTGGCGCTGCAGGCGAAGGGCAACGGCGGCGTCGACATCCTCGTGGCGACGGCCACCCCGATCCCGCGCACGCTGATGATGACGCATTACGGCGATATGGACGTGTCCGTGCTCGACGAGAAGCCGCCGGGCCGTAAGCCGGTGACGACCCGCGCGCTGCCCGTAGAGCGGATACATGATGTCATCGAGGCGGTGCGCCGCACGTTGAAGTCGGGCGCGCAGGTGTTCTGGGTCTGCCCCCTCGTCGAAAGCTCGGATGTTGCGCCAGCCACTGCCGCCGAGGAGCGCGCTGCGCATTTGCGCCAGCATTTCGGCGACCAGGTCGGCCTCGTTCACGGGCGTATGAAGGGCGCGGACCGCGACGCGGTGATGAACGCTTTCGCTGCCGGAGAGTTGGGCGTCCTCGTCTCGACCACGGTCATCGAGGTGGGCGTCGACGTGCCGAACGCCTCGGTCATGGTGATCGAACATGCCGAGCGGTTTGGCCTTGCCCAGCTTCATCAGCTTCGCGGCCGCGTCGGACGCGGGGCAGCGCAGGCGACCTGCCTGCTCCTGTATCAGGGCCCGCTGAGCGAGACGGCCGAGGCGCGGCTGAAGGCGCTGCGGGATACGGACGATGGTTTCAAGATCGCAGAGGAAGACCTGCGTCTGCGCGGGGGCGGCGAGATTCTCGGCGCGAAGCAGTCGGGCGATCCGGGCTTTCGCGTGGCGCGCTTGCCGGAAGACAGCGAAGTGCTGGAAGCCGCGCGGGATCAGGTGAAGCTGCTGCTGGAGCGCGATCCGAGACTTGAAGGGCCGCAGGGCGCGGCGGCGCGGGCGTGTCTTTATCTGTTCGAGCGGGATGCGGCCATTCGGACAGTGCGCGCCGGATAA
- a CDS encoding prephenate dehydratase encodes MTETKVKRRRRNTAQAPQRTSNAQPNTAASATAPRRAAGRIVYQGEPGANSHIACRDQFPEMEAVGCATFEDALNSVRRGDTSCAMIPIENSVAGRVADVHHLLPDSGLQIIGEHFERISHQLLALPGARIDDLRTVHSHIQALGQCRQVIQSLGLEPVTQADTAGAARMIARAGDITQAAIASELAAEVHDLQIMRRDIQDASHNTTRFLVLAREPVSVPAGNGPVITTFVFRVRNVPAALYKALGGFATNGVNMTKLESYQLEGSFHATMFYADIEGHPDERRVQLALEELHFFSSKVTFLGTYPASPLRETLAEEANGRLNEAD; translated from the coding sequence ATGACCGAAACGAAAGTGAAAAGGCGCCGCCGCAACACGGCGCAGGCGCCGCAACGTACTTCCAACGCACAGCCGAACACCGCCGCGAGCGCGACTGCCCCCCGCCGGGCCGCCGGCCGGATCGTCTACCAGGGCGAGCCGGGCGCAAATTCGCACATTGCCTGCCGCGACCAGTTCCCGGAAATGGAGGCGGTCGGCTGCGCGACCTTCGAGGATGCGCTGAATTCGGTGCGCCGTGGCGACACCTCCTGTGCCATGATCCCCATCGAAAACTCGGTGGCCGGACGTGTGGCCGACGTGCATCACTTGCTGCCGGATTCCGGCTTGCAGATCATTGGCGAGCACTTCGAGCGCATTTCGCATCAGCTTCTGGCGCTGCCGGGCGCGCGGATCGACGATTTGCGCACGGTGCACAGCCATATTCAGGCGCTCGGCCAGTGCCGCCAGGTGATCCAGAGCCTTGGGCTGGAGCCGGTCACGCAGGCAGACACCGCCGGCGCGGCCCGTATGATCGCCCGGGCGGGCGATATCACCCAGGCGGCCATCGCTTCCGAGCTGGCGGCGGAGGTTCATGACCTCCAGATCATGCGCCGCGACATTCAGGACGCCTCGCATAATACGACGCGCTTCCTCGTGCTCGCGCGTGAGCCGGTGTCGGTGCCGGCCGGGAATGGTCCGGTCATCACCACCTTCGTGTTCCGGGTGCGCAACGTGCCCGCTGCGCTCTACAAGGCGCTAGGCGGCTTTGCAACGAACGGCGTGAATATGACCAAGCTGGAATCCTACCAACTCGAAGGTAGCTTCCACGCCACGATGTTCTATGCCGACATCGAGGGGCATCCGGACGAGCGCCGCGTCCAGCTCGCGCTGGAAGAACTGCACTTCTTTTCCTCAAAGGTGACGTTCCTCGGCACCTATCCGGCCAGCCCGTTGCGCGAGACTTTGGCGGAAGAGGCGAACGGGCGCCTGAACGAGGCCGACTGA
- a CDS encoding HPr kinase/phosphorylase has product MAAATADGGSALQMHATCVAIGGKGVLLRGPPGAGKSDLALRVIAGPPPEGHRSAFLVADDQVGLSREDGRLIARPPQPIAGLLEVRGVGIRRVRSTEAAQVALIVDLVSPDAVLRLPPHPLPTEDVLGVTVPTAKLAPFEASAPLKLRALLGGWGTSAV; this is encoded by the coding sequence ATGGCTGCCGCGACCGCAGATGGCGGCAGCGCGCTGCAGATGCATGCGACCTGCGTGGCGATCGGCGGCAAGGGGGTTCTGTTGCGCGGGCCGCCCGGCGCCGGCAAATCCGACCTCGCGCTGCGGGTGATTGCCGGGCCACCGCCAGAGGGGCACCGTTCGGCTTTTCTCGTCGCCGACGATCAGGTGGGGCTCAGTCGCGAAGACGGCCGCCTGATCGCCCGTCCGCCTCAGCCCATCGCCGGACTGCTCGAAGTTCGCGGGGTGGGCATACGTCGCGTGAGATCAACGGAAGCAGCGCAGGTTGCGCTGATCGTCGATCTGGTATCGCCGGACGCTGTTCTTCGTCTGCCGCCTCACCCGCTCCCGACCGAGGACGTGCTCGGTGTGACGGTGCCGACCGCCAAGCTCGCACCGTTCGAGGCATCTGCGCCCCTCAAGCTCCGCGCGCTCCTGGGCGGCTGGGGCACCAGCGCGGTATGA
- the mfd gene encoding transcription-repair coupling factor, with product MNEPGPLLVGGAPDGVDALALAHMARAHQPKDAPAALLHVARDDRRMATLASALQFFDPDLRVLTLPAWDCVPYDRVSPDPEIIAKRITTLVRLATMKGGGKGGPTVVLTTVNAALQRVPPREHMRRGAVKLVAGGRADRNALLKRLESHGFVRTGTVMEPGEYAVRGGIIDLFAPGHARPARLDFFGDTIETIRNFDPATQRTEGNRKQLVLLPMSEVPAGENVSRRFRKRYVELFGAVTGDDPLYEAVSAGQRYPGIEHWLPLFYDKLETIFDYLLGAMVSLDHLSEDAVNQRIEQINDHYDARLSALEQRAFGAARYQPVPPKLMFLDQAQWDGELAERATRIIAPYSAPETESGVPVVDLEGKGGRNFAPERARNAEGLFDEVAAHIRGLQKANKRVIVAGWTRGSRERLGELLSSHGLELRAPADSYPEAQALPPKYAALAVLGLESGFEMPGLAVIAEQDILGDRLIRRRKARKHSEVISEAASLSPGDLVVHADHGIGRFIGLKSIDAAGAPHDCLELEYHGGDKLFLPVENIELLSRYGSDEAGVALDRLGSGAWQARKARLKKRVLEMAGQLIQVAAERATRSAPVMSPPDGLYEEFCARFGFDETEDQQSSIDAVLEDLSKGTPMDRLICGDVGFGKTEVALRAALTAVMSGKQVAVVVPTTLLARQHYKTFTERFAGLPVRIAQASRLVSGKEMSQVRADLKSGQIDIVIGTHALLSKNVGFNDLGLLIIDEEQHFGVRHKERLKELKSDVHVLTLTATPIPRTMQLALTGVREMSIIATPPVDRLAVRTFVTPFDPLVLREALLRERYRGGQSFYVCPRISDLEEVAAFLREHVPELKFQIAHGQMSATQLEDVMSAFYDQKIDVLVCTTIVESGLDVPSANTLIVHRADMFGLSQLYQLRGRVGRSKTRAYAMLTIPANGKLTPTAEKRLKVLHSLDTLGAGFSLASHDLDIRGAGNLLGEEQSGHIRDVGFELYQSMLEEAVAKLRDGEATADTGEQWSPQISLGMAVLIPENYVPDLQVRLGLYRRLANLTEQTEIDSFAAELADRFGPLPDEVNQLLEVVKLKALCRAAGIATLEAGPKGAVVGFRGNSFADPAGLVNFINANSARTKLQADHKLVYKADWDSIEDRLKGARWLARELANLAGQAKQAA from the coding sequence ATGAACGAGCCCGGGCCGCTGCTGGTGGGCGGCGCGCCGGACGGCGTGGACGCGCTGGCGCTGGCACATATGGCGCGCGCGCATCAGCCGAAGGATGCGCCCGCCGCGCTGCTGCATGTCGCGCGCGATGACCGGCGGATGGCGACACTCGCCTCGGCGCTTCAGTTTTTCGATCCCGATCTGCGCGTGCTGACGCTGCCGGCCTGGGACTGCGTGCCCTATGACCGCGTCTCGCCGGACCCGGAGATTATCGCCAAGCGCATCACCACGCTGGTGCGCCTCGCCACCATGAAGGGCGGGGGCAAGGGCGGCCCGACCGTCGTGCTGACGACCGTGAACGCCGCGCTTCAGCGCGTGCCCCCGCGCGAGCACATGCGCCGCGGCGCCGTGAAGCTGGTGGCTGGCGGCCGCGCGGACCGTAACGCGCTGCTCAAGCGGCTGGAAAGTCATGGGTTCGTCCGCACGGGCACGGTCATGGAACCGGGCGAGTACGCCGTGCGCGGCGGCATCATCGACCTGTTTGCGCCGGGCCATGCGCGGCCCGCCCGGCTCGACTTCTTCGGCGACACGATCGAAACCATCCGCAATTTCGACCCTGCGACCCAGCGCACCGAAGGCAACCGCAAGCAGCTCGTCCTGCTGCCCATGAGTGAGGTGCCGGCGGGCGAGAATGTCTCGCGGCGGTTCCGCAAGCGGTATGTCGAACTTTTCGGAGCTGTCACGGGGGACGACCCGCTCTACGAGGCCGTCTCGGCGGGGCAGCGCTATCCGGGCATCGAGCATTGGCTGCCGCTGTTTTACGATAAGCTGGAAACCATCTTCGACTATCTGCTGGGCGCGATGGTCAGCCTTGACCACCTGTCCGAGGACGCGGTGAACCAGCGCATCGAGCAGATCAACGATCATTACGACGCCCGCCTCAGCGCGCTGGAGCAGAGGGCGTTCGGCGCGGCGCGCTATCAGCCCGTGCCGCCCAAGCTCATGTTTCTTGATCAGGCGCAGTGGGACGGTGAACTGGCCGAGCGCGCTACCCGCATCATCGCCCCTTACAGCGCGCCCGAGACGGAAAGTGGCGTGCCGGTCGTCGATCTCGAAGGTAAGGGCGGTCGCAATTTCGCGCCGGAACGCGCACGCAACGCTGAAGGGCTGTTTGACGAGGTCGCCGCGCATATCCGAGGCCTGCAGAAGGCGAATAAGCGCGTCATCGTTGCGGGCTGGACCCGCGGCTCGCGCGAGCGGCTGGGCGAGTTGTTGAGCAGTCACGGGCTGGAGTTGCGTGCGCCCGCCGACAGTTACCCGGAAGCCCAGGCGCTGCCGCCGAAATACGCTGCGCTCGCGGTGCTGGGGCTGGAGAGCGGCTTCGAGATGCCGGGCCTCGCGGTCATCGCCGAGCAGGACATCCTCGGCGACCGGTTGATCCGCCGGCGCAAGGCCCGCAAGCACTCGGAGGTCATCAGCGAGGCCGCAAGCCTCAGCCCGGGCGATCTGGTCGTACACGCCGATCACGGCATCGGCCGGTTCATCGGCCTGAAATCCATCGACGCCGCCGGCGCGCCTCATGACTGCCTGGAACTGGAATACCACGGCGGCGACAAGCTGTTCCTGCCGGTCGAGAACATCGAACTGCTTAGCCGCTATGGCTCAGACGAAGCGGGCGTGGCCCTCGACCGTCTGGGCAGCGGCGCATGGCAGGCTCGCAAGGCGCGGCTGAAGAAGCGCGTGCTGGAGATGGCCGGCCAGCTCATCCAGGTCGCGGCAGAGCGCGCCACACGCAGCGCCCCGGTCATGTCACCGCCCGACGGGCTTTATGAGGAGTTCTGCGCGCGCTTCGGCTTCGACGAGACCGAGGACCAGCAGTCCAGCATCGACGCGGTGCTCGAAGACCTGTCGAAGGGCACCCCGATGGACCGTCTCATCTGCGGCGATGTCGGCTTCGGCAAGACCGAGGTGGCGCTGCGCGCTGCGCTCACGGCCGTGATGAGCGGCAAGCAGGTCGCGGTCGTCGTGCCGACCACGCTGCTCGCGCGCCAGCACTACAAGACCTTCACCGAGCGCTTCGCCGGGCTGCCCGTGCGCATCGCGCAGGCGTCGCGGCTCGTCAGCGGCAAGGAGATGAGCCAGGTCCGCGCCGACCTGAAATCCGGCCAGATCGACATCGTGATCGGGACGCACGCGCTCCTGTCGAAGAATGTCGGCTTCAACGATCTCGGACTGCTGATCATCGACGAGGAGCAGCACTTCGGCGTGCGCCACAAGGAGCGGCTTAAGGAGCTGAAATCCGACGTGCACGTCCTGACGCTGACCGCAACGCCGATCCCGCGCACGATGCAGCTTGCGCTCACTGGCGTGCGCGAGATGTCGATCATCGCCACGCCGCCGGTGGACCGGCTGGCCGTGCGCACCTTCGTCACGCCGTTCGATCCGCTGGTGCTGCGCGAGGCGCTCTTGCGTGAACGCTATCGCGGCGGCCAGAGCTTCTATGTCTGCCCGCGCATCTCCGATCTGGAGGAGGTCGCGGCGTTTCTGCGCGAGCATGTGCCGGAACTCAAATTCCAGATCGCGCATGGTCAGATGAGTGCGACGCAGCTCGAAGACGTGATGAGCGCGTTCTATGATCAGAAGATTGACGTGCTGGTCTGCACGACAATCGTGGAATCCGGTCTGGACGTGCCAAGTGCGAACACGCTGATCGTCCATCGCGCCGACATGTTCGGCCTGTCGCAACTCTACCAGTTGCGCGGGCGTGTGGGCCGGTCGAAGACGCGGGCCTACGCGATGCTGACGATCCCGGCGAACGGGAAGCTGACGCCGACCGCCGAAAAGCGGCTGAAGGTTCTGCACTCACTCGACACGCTTGGCGCGGGCTTCTCGCTCGCGAGTCACGATCTCGACATTCGCGGGGCGGGGAACCTGCTGGGCGAGGAGCAGTCGGGCCACATCCGCGATGTCGGGTTCGAGCTGTACCAGTCGATGCTGGAAGAGGCGGTCGCCAAGCTGCGCGATGGCGAGGCGACAGCGGACACAGGCGAGCAGTGGTCGCCGCAGATTTCGCTCGGCATGGCCGTGCTGATCCCGGAGAACTACGTGCCCGACCTGCAGGTGCGGCTGGGGCTCTATCGCCGGCTGGCGAACCTCACCGAGCAGACGGAGATCGACAGCTTCGCTGCCGAGCTGGCCGACCGCTTTGGGCCGCTGCCGGACGAGGTGAACCAACTGCTGGAGGTCGTCAAGCTGAAGGCTCTGTGCCGCGCCGCCGGCATCGCCACGCTGGAGGCCGGGCCGAAGGGAGCGGTTGTCGGCTTCCGTGGCAACAGCTTTGCCGATCCGGCCGGGTTGGTGAACTTCATCAACGCCAATTCCGCGCGGACGAAGCTGCAAGCCGACCATAAGCTGGTCTACAAAGCCGATTGGGACAGCATCGAGGACCGGTTGAAAGGGGCCCGGTGGCTTGCCCGCGAGTTGGCGAACCTCGCCGGCCAGGCGAAGCAGGCCGCCTAG
- a CDS encoding patatin-like phospholipase family protein translates to MTPQPPFLLLKAVDAFQELAADDLRALYAAAHVMSLATGEKLAAAGAPVEALNIVMSGRLIATADEAWQPEEQAAKAVFGPGAAVDASDFFGFGKHAWQVTAARPSTVLRLSREDFREVMAGMPHLWETLLSGLVKGGGRVSATVPKPAARTIAICPGASGEVPKDFLRALAEALEELGACQILSAAGLGQNQPGGIALDDPEVAQELEESERRNDVVLYVADGTLSPWTRRCIDRADEVLIVGVDDGDPAGPRIPSTDVERCGLGMAGGRTSRLAIVTGRLSGRLQGGAERWLAARPVQAHHFVALGDKASFARLARFLMGRANAVTLSGSGLCGAAHLGVITALEASGVPIDAIGGTGAGAAVGALLACGLGPEDINGLAKTIFTQRGVLTSARRQAAFFGGRLGLYGHARYDRLIDRHIPHGTAADLRLPFHGFAANISRARLWTHERDSLQAIVRTNWTPPGVLAPFISVDGDMLVDASGAAPPPVDDLRALGVGRCFAVQPLAGPLGRAPAAYRDLRRLTMRGGRRKGLAQDAALPTIPDIALRAQTPRWFTGEDLPDDLVVFQPPMPRGISLLDFARHARIMALARDWALREIEHLREEGDPVFAAVAASVEQILEENR, encoded by the coding sequence ATGACGCCGCAGCCGCCCTTTCTGCTCCTCAAAGCTGTCGACGCCTTTCAGGAGTTGGCCGCGGACGATCTGCGCGCGCTCTATGCAGCGGCGCATGTCATGTCCCTCGCCACGGGCGAGAAACTCGCCGCAGCGGGCGCGCCCGTGGAGGCGCTCAATATCGTGATGTCCGGGCGGCTGATCGCTACCGCGGATGAAGCCTGGCAGCCCGAAGAGCAGGCGGCGAAGGCGGTATTCGGTCCCGGCGCGGCAGTGGACGCCTCTGACTTTTTCGGCTTCGGAAAGCATGCCTGGCAAGTGACGGCGGCGCGGCCGAGCACGGTGCTACGCCTGTCACGCGAGGACTTCCGGGAGGTGATGGCGGGAATGCCACATCTGTGGGAGACGCTCCTCTCCGGCCTCGTCAAGGGCGGCGGGCGCGTGTCGGCCACCGTGCCGAAGCCCGCGGCGCGAACAATTGCCATCTGCCCAGGGGCGAGCGGCGAGGTCCCGAAGGATTTTCTGCGCGCGCTTGCCGAAGCGCTGGAGGAGCTGGGCGCTTGCCAAATCCTGTCGGCGGCGGGACTCGGCCAGAACCAGCCGGGCGGCATCGCGCTCGACGACCCCGAGGTGGCGCAGGAGCTGGAAGAGAGCGAGCGGCGCAACGACGTCGTGCTCTATGTGGCCGACGGTACGCTGAGCCCCTGGACGCGGCGCTGCATCGACCGGGCCGATGAAGTGCTCATCGTAGGCGTGGATGACGGGGACCCAGCCGGCCCCCGGATCCCGAGCACCGACGTGGAGCGCTGTGGATTGGGTATGGCCGGCGGGCGAACTTCGCGGCTGGCGATTGTGACGGGCCGGCTCTCGGGACGGCTACAAGGCGGGGCGGAGCGCTGGCTCGCCGCACGACCGGTGCAGGCGCATCATTTTGTGGCGCTGGGCGACAAGGCATCGTTTGCCCGGTTGGCCCGTTTCCTCATGGGCCGCGCCAATGCAGTGACCTTGTCAGGTAGTGGATTGTGCGGCGCGGCGCATTTGGGCGTGATTACCGCGCTGGAAGCCTCGGGCGTGCCCATAGACGCGATCGGCGGCACAGGCGCCGGCGCAGCGGTCGGCGCTCTGCTCGCCTGCGGGCTCGGGCCGGAAGACATCAACGGGCTGGCCAAGACCATCTTCACCCAGCGCGGCGTGCTGACCAGCGCGCGCCGACAAGCGGCATTCTTCGGCGGCCGGCTGGGTCTGTACGGTCATGCGCGTTATGACCGTCTGATCGACCGGCACATCCCGCATGGCACGGCGGCCGACCTCCGCCTCCCATTCCACGGATTCGCGGCGAACATATCGCGCGCCCGGCTCTGGACGCATGAGCGCGACAGCCTGCAGGCGATCGTGCGCACCAACTGGACACCGCCGGGCGTGCTCGCGCCCTTCATCTCGGTCGATGGCGATATGCTGGTCGATGCCTCGGGCGCTGCGCCGCCGCCCGTGGACGATTTGCGCGCGCTGGGTGTGGGGCGCTGCTTTGCCGTGCAGCCGCTGGCCGGGCCGCTGGGTCGTGCGCCTGCAGCCTATCGCGATTTGCGGCGGCTGACGATGCGCGGCGGGCGACGCAAGGGGCTGGCCCAGGACGCGGCGCTGCCCACCATCCCGGATATCGCACTCCGGGCGCAGACGCCGCGCTGGTTCACCGGCGAGGATTTGCCTGACGATTTGGTTGTGTTCCAGCCGCCAATGCCGCGGGGTATCTCGCTCCTCGACTTTGCCCGCCACGCGCGGATCATGGCGCTGGCGCGTGACTGGGCCCTGCGCGAAATCGAGCATCTGCGCGAGGAAGGCGATCCAGTCTTTGCCGCCGTCGCCGCATCGGTCGAGCAGATCCTGGAAGAAAATCGGTGA